ATAAGCAAATCACAAAAGGGTTTGACAGAACACAGCTTGCTTCTTGATAAGGGCATCAAAGTGagtgattctgattctgaatacTATAACAGAACCTCAGAACACATAGCACACTCTTGCCACACAGCCACTCATTTTATGACGCACCTCTGAATTGTGTCAAACCTTTACTTTCAAATAGCCGCTATAAGTTTCAGTGATTCTATTGAATTTTTTGCCTTCATTCCCTTATCAATTTGACGAATATTTGTTAACTTCCACATCAAATTTGTTGGACAAAGCTGTGTAACTTGTTCTTTTCTACAGgcttacttttacttttatggCACTGCATGAGCTAACTCACTCAAGACACAAGTTTCAATCGTTCCTGACAAGGAAGCATCACCAAGTGACTTACAGAACAGTGCAGAAATATGTACAACTTCACCATGAAACCCATAATCCTGGTACTGTTGGAACACAGTCCTTCAACATGAGCACTGAGAGTATAGAGTTAATAGTACGGAGTCTCTTTAACAGCAATACTTTACATACTGCACTTATCCACACCTCTCTATAGACTGATGATATCTGATCAGGACAGTCAACAGATGGATGATTTATTCCTCCTGCACATGCTGTGATCCTATAATTGCTATGACCTCTACAACGGTGTCATTCACACCACATGACAATCTCAGGAGATTAAACTTAGAATGAATATTTGTTTGAATATTACAATTAAGCTTTGGCTTTAaagtctggatttccagggatCTTCCCCTCAGTagaggcttaaacagagcccaggtGAAAagtccaggggggtattccaagtacgaggtttagtgacaaacctgggttagTTAACTCAGGGtaggtggtaaacctcctaatagatgagctgtatggcttcattctcctaacaaaacaataccatagggctcttgttgtaggaggtttaccacttactctaaATTAAGTTACCCAGGTttatcactaaaccacgtacttggaataccccccaggtgaAGACTGGGCTCTAGGTGTCCATGCTCACCTGGCATAACCAATGATGAGGCTGCCGAACACAGTCCCGATTCCAGCTCCGGATCCGGCCACTCCCACGGTGGCAGCTCCGGCACCAATGAACTTGGCGGCGGTGTCGATGTCTCGGCTCACTGAGCTAGTCTGGAAGCCCCGCAGTGCGACCTGGGACATGGGGCTCTGTGAAGCAAGGGCTGAGCTAGCCTGGGGAGTGGGATGGCAAAACATACACCAAATAAACACAACTTCACAAATTGCCTTTTAAGACACAGTGATGGGCCAACCGTCACTTAACCTCCACTTGAGGGATGGAAGGTTAGGAGGCATAAAGCTGCTAGGCCtcttaatacacacacaaagcaattgAGCTGTAGTAGCTGATGTGGTCTAGACTGCAGTACATTTCCAATAATGGGGGGGCAATTGAGTGCAGAGATAAAATAGGACTGCAAAATCAATCAGGCAAGAGAGCCCCTACCAAAGCCAAAACCAATGTACAGTCCTGCTCACCTCTCCTGTTCTTGCATCTGGCCTGGAAATcactgaggcagagagaggtcTGTATAGGGCCCTTGATCCAGCACGGACCtaggattacacagacaaatcAGTGAGCAGACAATGAGAAGGCGCATGAAGAGCAAGTTGGGATTAAAACTCCCAAAGGCACTTGGCACCATGCAAATTTAACACAAGTAATGCAGGGAAAATATTAAAGTTAAGCGAGAACTTCTGACACAACAGGTCAGTACAAGATGTACTGTACCCTATCTAGTTGAATGCTGGCAAAGGTGGGCGGACCCTGATGCAAGTTAGCTGCTACCAGTTAGCCATACAACTAACGTTAGCGAACATTAGTCAGCCGATGGAGTACAAGTCATTTTGAACTCCATACCTGGGGTATCGTCAACAAAATGGTTAAAGTGCCCAATAACAAACTGacgtcagaaaaaaaaaatgtttcgtATGAGCAGCTCAGCTAGTTAGCCCCTTGGCAAACACCATTGAATGTCCTAGCTTGACATACGGAGGACACCCGTAGCCAAGttcattcacaaagcagtatttCCACTAACGACCATTAAAATAAGAATGAAAGAGAAGCACCCCTAAAAATCAATCCATTGACGTCCCCAAGCCTTAGCAGATTAACTACAATACACTGGTGTTCATTCTGGGTTTTTAAATGACCTTGAATAGTCAGACACTATCACCTAGCTAGCAGTTAACGTTAGCCAAATGTCAGAGGACCTCTTGTCGGGCAAAAGACTTTCATCGGTCATATTGCCTGCAGCAAAAAAAGGCACTTGGAACACTTAATACTGCACCTACGTATTCATGCAGCTGCGCCTGAAACGCTAGGCTGTACTTGACAATTTAGTGTGCAACGACAGTAACGTTGCTTTACACCGAGATGTAACAAAATGAAAGCCTACAGGCCCTGTTAGACGGCTAACGTTAGCGAACATTGGTAAGCTATCAAGCTGGTTAGCTGAAGAGTCGTTGCATTTCAGAAATGGcttgttagctaacgttagctaagtggCTCCGGCTTGCTAGCGATACCAAGACAATTTAAGAAACAAGTGAAAATGACTCACCATTGCAGGCGTAGAGACGAACTTTGCACAGGCATACATTTTTGTTGGTTTCGTTGATTGTTAGAATCAACCTAGCGGGATAACCTGGGTTTCTCTGGAAAGAACGGACAGTTAAGGTCAATGGAATATAAACGTTAAAATAATGACTTTCTGCATTCAATAATTAGTGCACAACACGAAAGACCGCAGGAAACATGTAAACTGCTGAATGTCAGAACGGTTTAACATTTCCTATTAAACAGATGAAAGAAGATTATATTATTCTTTCCCCGGGCTCTCCATTTCACTCCCCTTCACTTACCGGCTGCAGAGGTCGAACCGCTGAGGAACTGCTACGCATGCGTGAACTCTTATTTATGAGGAGACGCCGCACAAATCCCGGATGACGGCATCAACGCAAGTGAAGGTCATTCCCGTGGAAGTTTATTTAAAGTGGACGGCGTCCACTACTCTTAACTTTAATACTTTGTAACTTAGCCAAAGGTTAATGTGCTTGTATTAATGCATGGCATTTTTGAAAAAGGTTACAGACAACAGATAGACATTCTTATGCTTGTAAATATATTAAGAATGTGAATTAATATAGTCATTGTTTGGTTTAATGTGACAATTTTTGCCAGCAATCTGAGCTATGATACAGAATACCGATTGTACATTTGTCCAATAGAGATGTATTTTATGACATGTAAGTGAAAACCTGTAGGGGGAGCTGGCAATACACGTTTGTGCAAACATAAATTATGGAAACAAATGGCCTACCATCATTATGTAAGGCCTACTGAACTCTGTAAAGCATAGTGCACTGTGAAGTTGTAAGGTCAACGTTTGGTATTCCCTACAAAGCTCACCAGCAAAGTGCACCAAAACTCTCAAAcgaattctttcacacaaacatactggtACTGGAACTGTTTGACTCCCTGATGAAGGCTTGTTTGCCGAAACGCGTCGGAGTAACCAAGCCAACAacataaaggctttttaacctTTGACACTTGAGAGTGCCCAGAGCTGGAGTGCCTTGGAATCCCCTGTTTTTTTGTCAAACATACGGGTATTTGAGGGCGTTTTTGGGAGGTAAACAGGTACGCCATGTTTTTGGAGGTGCAACCAAACGCTGCATCGCCATTGAAATCACATAGTTTCCTCAAAGGTTATAAAAGTATTTTgttgtgtttagttgtataatgaAAGCACAGGTTTTATAGCTATCCATGTTTCTTCACTTCTGGCTCCTTGGCTATCAATTTggtaactaggctatttgacgtgtttagaacactaaacatatcggaggtgtcaaatgttgagtTGCTCCagtgtagattttttttttttaatcactcATGTATTTCTATTCTCTATCCAAAGTAAAGTGCCTGTTTCGAAGTTAACCGTGAtagtaattttgataccacagatgaaatgaaagagacccagtcagaccaatagtacgaaaaatcaggaacagagttttatttacaatgaaCAAACATTGTTTGCATCCCCAAGTGGTTTGTGACGTAAAGGAGCTTGCACACTGctccaacaaacaccaacaaactCCAACATCCTAAAGTTGGCAGCTTTTATTAGAATGTTCATAAAACCAactgccctcctccacctttgttatgcagcccttgccacttaagcCCTCCCCCcctcataaatgcacaaataggctgacaccagacataatttcactgcatttcttacatccagtaactatatgcatgtgacaataaacgtccttgtatccttgtatagaGCAGGTTTCTATAGACTATATGtgaaataaaccagtaaaacaatGTAATGGgatggaaatatatttcttataTATTTCTAAAAGAAACCAGTGAAACAGTAAGTCATATCAATAGGCAGTTGAAGAGCTATAAGCGTTTATTCAACCTATGGTTCACGTAACATACACATACCACTAGCAAACTGAAAGGCATACTCTAGTGTCTCCCATACATCGACTTATTtatggcggcccaccacaatattaacatagaaaatcattgtgtggtggtcaatgttgtatgtactgtattctATGTTGTCTGTTATATGGGATGAAATCCTTTAATTTGATCTCCCTCTGTAATTAAAGGGGGACTATGCagattttagcttaatttaccttaactgaaaagcttcggagtcattgaaatggttatattatttttttctggtTGAATGGTGGCTGTCTCACTTCCCCCTAGCACCTGCAagcggaaaaaacacccttgcaacttATATTTGCACCACTGAACCATATTTGGTACAGTCTCTATTGATGCTTTAAATCATTGAAGCGAAGCACAACAAATAGCTTTGTCAAGTTATAAAGTTTATTTGGCGTGCCATGCCATGCATAAACACTCAGCAAAAGCTGACATATCGACATGTGGCATCCAAAATACACAACTCTGCAGACGGACCCATATGACTGCATACAACAACATATACAAAGCAAAAGTGATAACTTATCAGTTAATCATAGTGCACATTTTCTAAAATAACACTGGACAGAAGCACTGTAGCAGTAGTGACCCCATCCTGCACATGAAAGGTAAAATGAGGTCTTTTAAACGAGATAGCACTGTCATAGGAGTGGCAGAAATCATATGAACACAGACTGTCAATCCGCACATATAAGGAGCTGCAAGTTTTAAAGGATGAAGTCATGGAAATGAGTTTCCCAACTCCTCTCTCAAGAGCTGACCTAACATGTTTTTTTGACAGAAAAGGCACAAAAACTAGCATTTCAAATGGACACAAAGACAATTAGTTAATTTGAACATTTCAAAAACTTTTgaactaataaataaatatggccGATCATATAAAAAATATTGGCAAAGACTCATTGAAAGACAATTTGATCATCCAAAATATGTAAACTCCTACCCTCTTAACTTAAACTAGAATGATTCCATGCTAGTTGCAGGCCTATGCAGTGCAAATAAAAGGAAACTTAAATCATGTAAACATGAGGGAAGCCAAAGGGAATAAAACTGTCATCTTTTAACCCCATAACCAAATCTGTCAAACAAGCTACCAGAGCACGCACATACGTCCGAGAAGACGACCGTCATGATTTATTAAAATCACAAATCAACTGATATCACTCCGAATCCTCCACTTCCTGCCTCCTGCTCCTTGCCCCGCCTGCTTCACTGTCCTCTTGTGACATGGGGGAGGGGCTACGTGGTGACACAGGCACATCtgactcctcctcttcctccatcacgTCCTGAGTGGGCGGCGCCTCAACCGTATCGTGCTGGTCTGAGGCCAGTTCGCCCTCTGGCTCGCCTGTTTAGAACAAAACATGGATTTCtattttacaaacacacactgcgaTAGGTCACTCACTCAGTGTCTTGTGTGTTACTGGACGCACATGACCATGTCAACAATGAGGCAAATCAGAGTCAGAGATTAGGCAGCCATTCCACACCAGATTAACGAACACACACAATCTGATTAGTTGGAAACGAGAAACCAAAGCCACAATGCAAGGGCGTTTTGAATTACCCAACACTGCATTTCATATCAGTGTTTGTAAACAGAGATAAAGTATTTCCGATGCAAAAAACGGTACAACGCATACTTGTGGGAGTTTATGAATTAACAAATCTTGTTTCAGGGGGAAGAGAAAAGCATAGATCTGGAAAATGTTTACACATTGTTGGTcagtgaggatgtatgtgtgcgtgtgtgtatgtatgtatgtatgtgtgtgtgtgtgtgtgtaagtgtgtgtgagtgtaagtgagtgtaagtgtgtgtgtgtatatatatgagtctaactgtgtgcgtgcgtaagtTTTGTGTAGATGTTTTGATTGACAATAGGTTTTTGTAGGGGTCTTTGATCAAACAGCATGATTAGTAAAGATTACATGTCACTCTGACCCTAGCAGAGAGGGACAAAATCGACTTGTTGTGTTAGCCTTGGGCAAAATCATAAGCACTTATCAATCATTTGCGCACACACGctggcactctcacacacaccatgagtGGTGGTCATAACTGATTTCAGGAGAAGTATGATAGTATGTTGAGAGGTGAATTTAAAGTTTGTTTTCATGAAGGCTGATTAATAATGCAACAGGTAAAAGGAAAGGGATTTGTTTGATTAAACAGCATTATGTATAAAGAAAAGAGTGTGATTAGTAGAAGTGTACAATTTgtatttggtttgtttgtgtgtgtgtgtgtgtgtaagggtctGAGATCATTCAGagggtgtgtttgagagggtgtcttgatgtgtgtgtgtgtgtttgtatgtgtatgcctGTGACTATGTGAGTGCATATCGGTATGTTCGTGTtaaggtgtgtgggtgtatgtgtgtatgatctGCATGTAGAgtatacacagtgtgtgtgtgtgtgtgtgtgtgtgtgtgtgtgtgtgtgtgtgtgctcctggaGACCTGAGTTTGGGGAACTGCTGAAACTGTGTACTTTATTCCATGGAGCAGCTGCTGAAGTCGGGGGAGAAGCACTACCCGACGCAACACCTCCAGTACCACCTATCctctctacaacacacacacacacacacacacagcacacggaAAAGCACATCAACACAATACCGTTTGTCCATGTTGACCCTCTGGAACAGACAAGGgaggatgaacacacacacacacacacacacacacacacacacacacatacacacacacacacaatggattaCAATGAACTACAATGAACAACCTTCTATTTCATGGCAAAACTTCATGACAAACAATTGAAAATGAAACAGATAAGGAAAATGTTGAGGTTTAGAGGTCACATGATGCTCAGCGGAATGAATAATCACAGATGAATGAAATAACAGGATGGACCGACGACCGACCTctccaacaggtctacagaccATCATCATGTCCAAAccgtgcatgagtgtgtatgaggacagtgtgtgtttctgctgcatgagtgtgtatgaggacAGTGTGTGTCTAATTTCTTTATGTTTACGTCTGTGGATGTGAAGCACAGCGGTGGCACACAGTCGGACCTGCAGCGTCTCGAGGTGATCGAGAAAACGAGCTTCCTGCCTCTAAACGACGCCATGGCAGACACGGCGCTGACGCCGACCTCAACAGTGTGCCCATCTGTGCGCCAATCTGTGCCCGTGTCGCCAACCTCAACAGTGTGCCCATCTGTGCCCGCGTCGCCAACCTCAACAGTGCGCCCATCTGTGCCCGCGTCGCCAACCTCAATAGTGCACCCATCTGTGCCCGCGTCGCCAACCTCAACAGTGCGCCCATCTGTGCCCGCGTGTGTGCCCACCTGTGCCCGCGTCGCTGTCCTCAGCGCTGTCCCGCGCCGCCGAGGACTCTGGGGCCGGAGAGCCCGAGCGCAGGCGTCTCTCGAAGCTGAACTCTGGGAGGCGGGGCGCCTGGGGGCGTGTCTTGCGGGCTGGGTTCAGGAAGTAACAGTAGGCACACCTgta
The Alosa sapidissima isolate fAloSap1 chromosome 23, fAloSap1.pri, whole genome shotgun sequence genome window above contains:
- the atp5mc3b gene encoding ATP synthase membrane subunit c locus 3b, with product MYACAKFVSTPAMVRAGSRALYRPLSASVISRPDARTGEASSALASQSPMSQVALRGFQTSSVSRDIDTAAKFIGAGAATVGVAGSGAGIGTVFGSLIIGYARNPSLKQQLFSYAILGFALSEAMGLFCLMVAFLILFAM